The Lycium barbarum isolate Lr01 chromosome 10, ASM1917538v2, whole genome shotgun sequence genome includes a region encoding these proteins:
- the LOC132615749 gene encoding zeatin O-xylosyltransferase-like codes for MAQAQSGEKEDPTKVRNSDLSTSMCSYENLPNHELANLKQDHEVVLVMVPFPAQGHLNQLLQLSCLISSYGLPVYYVGSATHNRQAKVRANALNPSDIAKIHFHDLPTPEFASPPPDFNALSKFPSHLQPSWNASMLLRELIASFIRNISSKSRRVVIVHDCLMSYNVQDVSSLPNAESYIFNCISVFTLYYSICLFYGMSVQLGEELLKKLPSLEGIMSDEVRDFTNSQNPYMDIRSGDIHNTSKVIEGKFLDLLAQAEINQNKKQWAVGPILPTKLDHSSNRNNTCLEWLNKQPPRSVIYISFGTTTSLSDREIKELAVGLEQSKQKFIWVLRDADRGDIFTGKARRVELPEGFEERVKEVGLVVREWAPQPEILAHSSTGGFMSHCGWNSCIESITMGVPIAAWPMHSDQPNNGFLVTEILKIGLLVREWEKREELVSASTIENVVSKLMASEEGDGIRKRAEELGEAVRRSTEIGGASRIELDSFIAYITR; via the coding sequence ATGGCACAAGCTCAATCAGGAGAGAAGGAGGATCCAACAAAAGTACGAAATTCCGATCTTTCTACTTCCATGTGTAGCTATGAGAATTTACCAAACCATGAACTTGCCAACTTGAAACAAGATCATGAAGTAGTTTTAGTCATGGTTCCATTTCCAGCTCAAGGCCATCTTAACCAACTTCTCCAACTTTCATGTTTAATCTCCTCCTATGGTCTTCCTGTCTACTATGTTGGCTCGGCCACACATAATCGTCAAGCCAAGGTTCGAGCCAACGCCTTAAATCCTTCAGACATAGCCAAAATCCATTTCCATGACCTCCCAACTCCTGAATTTGCCTCCCCACCACCTGACTTTAATGCCTTAAGCAAATTCCCGTCACATCTTCAGCCATCATGGAATGCTTCTATGCTTCTTCGCGAGCTCATTGCTTCTTTCATACGCAATATCTCCTCAAAATCAAGACGAGTTGTCATTGTGCATGATTGTTTAATGTCCTACAATGTTCAGGATGTTTCTTCCTTGCCCAACGCGGAATCCTATATATTTAATTGCATTTCAGTGTTCACTTTGTACTATTCCATATGCTTGTTTTATGGGATGTCTGTCCAACTTGGAGAAGAATTGCTTAAAAAGCTACCCTCCCTTGAAGGAATTATGTCAGATGAAGTAAGGGACTTTACAAATTCTCAGAATCCATATATGGATATTAGATCAGGTGATATCCACAATACAAGCAAAGTAATTGAAGGCAAGTTTCTTGATTTGCTGGCACAAGCAGAAATTAATCAGAACAAGAAACAATGGGCAGTTGGACCAATTCTGCCTACTAAACTTGATCATAGCTCAAATAGGAACAATACATGCTTGGAGTGGCTGAACAAACAACCTCCGAGATCAGTTATTTATATATCTTTTGGAACAACAACTTCATTATCTGATAGAGAAATCAAGGAGCTCGCGGTGGGATTAGAACAAAGCAAACAGAAGTTCATATGGGTGTTGAGAGATGCCGATAGAGGAGATATCTTTACTGGAAAAGCTAGAAGAGTTGAGCTGCCAGAAGGGTTTGAGGAAAGGGTAAAAGAAGTAGGCTTAGTGGTAAGAGAATGGGCACCACAACCAGAAATCTTGGCTCATTCGTCCACAGGCGGGTTCATGAGTCATTGCGGATGGAATTCTTGCATAGAGAGCATTACTATGGGAGTGCCGATAGCTGCTTGGCCTATGCACTCTGACCAACCAAATAATGGTTTCTTGGTGACTGAAATATTGAAAATAGGCCTGCTTGTTAGAGAGTGGGAGAAACGCGAGGAGCTGGTAAGTGCATCCACCATTGAGAATGTCGTGAGCAAATTGATGGCATCAGAAGAAGGTGACGGGATTAGGAAAAGAGCAGAAGAATTGGGAGAAGCCGTAAGGCGGTCCACAGAGATAGGGGGTGCTTCTCGAATAGAGTTGGATTCTTTTATTGCGTATATCACAAGATAG
- the LOC132615755 gene encoding zeatin O-glucosyltransferase-like: MDNSNENLQNLTKQQENEVAIVMVPFPAQSHLNQLLQLACIFSSSYYLPVYYVASATHNLQARVRANTLNPADIAKIHFHDLPTPDFASPAPDPNASSKFPAQLLPFYNASMLLREPVALFLKDISSKSRRVVVIHDVLMSYNVQDVSSLHNAESYIFNCVSVFFMYCCFICIPKGMPIPLDEDLLKKLPSLEADAPEEINKLVTFQLQYKDIRAGDLYNSNKVLEGTSLDLMAQFASTQNKKQWAIGPILPTKLDHVSDKRNKCLDWLDNQPPRSVLYVSFGSSTTFSDEEIKELAMGLERSKQKFVWVLRDADRGDIFTGEARRFALPEGFEERVKGVGLVVREWAPQLEILAHSSTGGFISHCGWNSCIESITMGVPMAAWSMHSEQPINAFFVKEILKIVLIVREWEKREELVSASTIENVGRKLMASEEGDETRKRSEELGKAVRESTEKGGASQLELDSFIDHITR, translated from the coding sequence ATGGATAACAGCAATGAGAATCTTCAGAACTTGACCAAACAACAAGAAAATGAAGTAGCTATAGTCATGGTTCCATTTCCAGCTCAAAGCCATCTCAATCAACTTCTTCAACTTGCCTGCATATTCTCCTCATCATATTATCTTCCTGTCTACTATGTTGCCTCAGCTACTCATAATCTTCAAGCTCGGGTTCGAGCCAACACCTTAAATCCAGCAGACATAGCCAAAATCCACTTCCATGATCTCCCAACACCTGATTTTGCCTCCCCTGCACCTGACCCCAACGCCTCGAGTAAATTCCCAGCTCAACTCCTGCCATTTTATAATGCTTCCATGCTTCTTCGCGAGCCCGTTGCTTTGTTCCTTAAAGACATTTCGTCTAAATCAAGACGAGTTGTTGTCATTCATGATGTTTTAATGTCCTATAATGTTCAGGATGTTAGTTCCTTGCATAATGCTGAATCCTATATATTTAACTGTGTTTCTGTTTTCTTTATGTATTGTTGTTTCATATGCATACCTAAGGGAATGCCTATTCCACTTGATGAAGATTTACTTAAAAAATTACCTTCACTTGAAGCTGATGCACCAGAAGAGATCAACAAGTTAGTAACTTTTCAACTTCAGTATAAGGATATCAGAGCTGGTGATTTGTACAATTCAAATAAAGTACTTGAAGGtacttctcttgatttgatggcACAATTTGCAAGTACACAAAACAAGAAGCAATGGGCAATCGGACCAATTCTACCTACTAAACTAGATCATGTATCAGATAAGAGAAACAAATGTTTGGATTGGCTTGACAACCAACCTCCGAGATCTGTTCTTTATGTATCTTTTGGCTCGTCGACTACATTTTCTGACGAAGAGATCAAGGAGCTAGCGATGGGACTAGAGCGAAGCAAACAGAAGTTCGTATGGGTGTTGAGAGATGCCGATAGAGGAGATATCTTTACTGGGGAAGCTAGAAGATTTGCGTTGCCAGAAGGGTTTGAAGAAAGAGTAAAGGGGGTCGGGTTAGTGGTAAGAGAATGGGCGCCACAACTAGAAATCTTGGCTCATTCGTCCACGGGTGGGTTTATAAGTCATTGTGGATGGAATTCTTGCATAGAAAGTATCACTATGGGAGTGCCTATGGCTGCTTGGTCTATGCACTCTGAACAACCAATTAATGCTTTCTTTGTGAAGGAAATCTTGAAAATAGTCCTGATTGTGAGGGAGTGGGAGAAACGCGAGGAGTTGGTAAGTGCATCTACCATTGAGAATGTTGGGAGGAAGTTAATGGCATCAGAAGAAGGCGATGAGACTAGGAAAAGATCAGAAGAATTAGGTAAAGCAGTAAGGGAGTCCACAGAGAAAGGGGGTGCTTCTCAACTGGAGTTAGATTCTTTCATTGACCATATCACAAGATAG